One genomic segment of Mesoterricola silvestris includes these proteins:
- a CDS encoding VIT domain-containing protein, with amino-acid sequence MLSRFRALLLPVLAILPLRAQAGLLVPTSSGRPDPKVLSLREMTVDMAIARGYARVNVRQVFENHTAAVQEGTYRFALPASAAVGDFAVWDGLVRIPGVILEKKRARSIYQELTRQRIDPGLLQQGEEEDREAGEGAPASRPSGASLFSVTVAPIPPMATKRLEIQFQQEVPLIGGRGEFRLVLRPPDAEPTVAETFTVRVKLEDGAFEAMPSGLPLTATAEGAGFTGTHVRLDKDLALRFRPRASEPLRLTAFRNPEGALPEGLALAPWERPSEIPPEKDGFFLLEALPGGGAAPAETPAAAPGGQSLAILFDTSLGHRWGGLELAYGHLVRVLRSLGREDRFALIPFDHTPGAGALQPVTPQAIEAQLTQLRNRPLGPGADLALALAAARKALGDHGRILLLTSGQGLLRSKALKAAAGPVPLFTAVTVGEAGEALAAASAQVLSPTATEIEGDLFFRQVLGPGTAAKARRAAGDVPFTAAGGEPKLRDIYPVLVQPLAAGSLSGWIGRYGAPAEKVRFEWASPLFPGGRASLDAALPAKALEARDLPRRWARARVDDLLRRIEAEGERREWVDEIIALSKRYKFITPYTAFLAAPRSLLRPRRIQPGDPVLRVECDPGTQSATALFPFGLRLDLVRRPGGNVWEGRFLVPEGLKDGRHPVRILMRDASGARISETKHFVLDGKAPDIHPALPASCRPGEAVRIAAAADDDVVFLSARVGDAPPIPLRWDPAERRCVGLTTVPYGVQGPVEVVFEAVDAAKNRGFARATLEVRP; translated from the coding sequence ATGCTCAGCCGATTCCGGGCCCTGCTCCTCCCCGTCCTCGCCATCCTGCCCCTGCGGGCCCAGGCGGGCCTCCTGGTGCCCACCAGCTCCGGCCGGCCCGATCCCAAGGTCCTCTCCCTGCGGGAGATGACCGTGGACATGGCCATCGCCCGGGGCTACGCCCGGGTCAACGTGCGCCAGGTCTTCGAGAACCACACCGCCGCCGTGCAGGAGGGCACGTACCGCTTCGCCCTGCCGGCCTCGGCGGCGGTGGGGGACTTCGCGGTGTGGGACGGCCTGGTGCGCATCCCCGGGGTCATCCTGGAAAAGAAGCGGGCCCGGTCCATCTACCAGGAGCTCACCCGCCAGCGCATCGATCCGGGCCTCCTGCAGCAGGGGGAGGAGGAGGACCGGGAGGCCGGCGAAGGCGCCCCGGCTTCGCGTCCCTCCGGGGCCTCGCTCTTTTCGGTGACGGTGGCCCCCATCCCGCCCATGGCCACCAAGCGCCTGGAGATCCAGTTCCAGCAGGAGGTCCCCCTCATCGGCGGCAGGGGCGAATTCCGCCTGGTGCTGCGTCCCCCCGACGCCGAGCCCACGGTGGCGGAGACCTTCACCGTCCGGGTCAAGCTGGAGGACGGCGCCTTCGAGGCCATGCCCTCCGGACTGCCCCTCACGGCCACGGCCGAAGGCGCCGGCTTCACGGGCACCCACGTGCGCCTGGACAAGGACCTGGCCCTGCGCTTCCGGCCCCGGGCCTCAGAGCCCCTGCGCCTCACCGCCTTCCGCAACCCCGAGGGCGCCCTGCCCGAGGGCCTCGCCCTGGCCCCCTGGGAGCGGCCCTCCGAGATCCCGCCCGAGAAGGACGGCTTCTTCCTCCTGGAGGCCCTGCCCGGAGGCGGCGCGGCCCCGGCGGAAACGCCCGCCGCGGCCCCCGGGGGCCAGTCCCTGGCCATCCTCTTCGACACCTCCCTGGGCCACCGCTGGGGCGGCCTGGAGCTGGCCTACGGCCACCTGGTGCGGGTCCTGCGGAGCCTGGGCCGGGAGGACCGCTTCGCCCTCATCCCCTTCGACCACACCCCGGGCGCCGGCGCGCTGCAGCCCGTCACCCCCCAGGCCATCGAAGCCCAGCTCACCCAGCTGCGCAACCGCCCCCTGGGCCCCGGGGCCGACCTGGCCCTGGCCCTGGCCGCGGCCCGCAAGGCCCTGGGCGACCACGGCCGGATCCTCCTGCTCACCAGCGGCCAGGGGCTGCTCCGCTCCAAGGCCCTCAAGGCCGCGGCGGGGCCCGTGCCGCTCTTCACCGCGGTGACCGTGGGCGAGGCCGGCGAGGCCCTGGCCGCGGCCTCGGCCCAGGTGCTCTCCCCCACGGCCACGGAGATCGAGGGGGATCTCTTCTTCCGCCAGGTGCTGGGCCCCGGCACCGCCGCCAAGGCCCGGCGCGCCGCGGGCGACGTGCCCTTCACCGCCGCCGGCGGGGAGCCGAAGCTGCGCGACATCTACCCCGTCCTGGTGCAGCCCCTGGCGGCCGGAAGCCTCTCGGGGTGGATCGGGCGCTACGGCGCCCCCGCCGAGAAGGTGCGCTTCGAATGGGCCTCGCCCCTCTTCCCCGGCGGCAGGGCGTCCCTGGACGCGGCCCTGCCCGCCAAGGCCCTGGAGGCGCGGGACCTGCCCCGGCGCTGGGCCCGGGCGCGGGTGGACGATCTGCTGCGGCGCATCGAGGCCGAGGGGGAGCGCCGGGAGTGGGTGGACGAGATCATCGCCCTGAGCAAGCGCTACAAGTTCATCACCCCCTACACGGCCTTCCTGGCCGCGCCCCGGTCCCTGCTGCGGCCCCGGCGCATCCAGCCCGGCGATCCCGTGCTGCGGGTGGAATGCGATCCCGGGACCCAATCGGCCACGGCCCTCTTCCCCTTCGGGCTGAGGCTGGACCTGGTGCGCCGGCCCGGGGGCAACGTGTGGGAGGGCCGCTTCCTGGTGCCCGAGGGCCTCAAGGACGGCCGCCACCCGGTGCGCATCCTCATGCGCGACGCCAGCGGGGCGCGGATCTCGGAAACCAAGCACTTCGTCCTGGACGGCAAGGCCCCCGACATCCACCCGGCCCTGCCGGCCTCGTGCCGGCCCGGCGAGGCGGTGCGCATCGCCGCCGCCGCGGACGACGACGTGGTGTTCCTCAGCGCCCGGGTGGGGGACGCCCCGCCCATCCCGCTGCGGTGGGATCCCGCCGAACGCCGCTGCGTGGGCCTGACGACCGTGCCCTACGGCGTCCAGGGCCCCGTGGAGGTGGTGTTCGAGGCGGTGGACGCAGCCAAGAACCGGGGCTTCGCCCGGGCGACTCTGGAGGTGAGGCCGTGA